From a single Lolium rigidum isolate FL_2022 chromosome 7, APGP_CSIRO_Lrig_0.1, whole genome shotgun sequence genomic region:
- the LOC124678791 gene encoding uncharacterized protein LOC124678791 — protein sequence MRVNSLRRTSIVAMEAKIFQFLNLVGVGFKARTERKVCELFLKVGYNQEVQFTAQPPLRLFCLTPNIICCTGIDNHRAHHLAVQEALNMNESELHGRQIMVSAKSTNVPRMKQHPPRRAFNPYHGYHYRSYGLPYFPPYGGYERVPRFRRPTR from the exons ATGAGAGTCAACAGCCTTCGAAGAACTTCTATTGTTGCAATGGAGGCCAAAATTTTCCAGTTTCTCAATCTTGTTGGAGTCGGCTTTAAAGCAAGAACAGAGCGCAAAGTCTGTGAGCTATTTCTGAAAGTAGGCTACAACCAGGAGGTGCAGTTCACCGCCCAACCTCCCTTACGCCTCTTCTGTTTAACACCCAACATAATATGCTGCACCGGTATTGACAATCATAGGGCGCACCATCTTGCAGTTCAAGAGGCTCTTAATATGAATGAATCTGAACTGCATGGTCGTCAGATCATG GTTTCAGCAAAGAGTACCAATGTCCCTCGGATGAAGCAGCATCCACCACGCAGAGCATTTAATCCATACCATGGATACCATTATAGATCATATGGGTTACCGTATTTTCCACCTTACGGTGGTTATGA GAGAGTTCCCAGATTCCGTCGGCCAACCCGCTAG